The Pseudomonas azotoformans genome has a segment encoding these proteins:
- a CDS encoding DUF4880 domain-containing protein — MNRFKSANDQPLDECVLDQALNWMVALQSGTCGAAEQHACQQWRNENPQHELAWQRLAGLSRDMRLNTQALPASNARQLLRARSVPSRRTVLKGFAGLSIVTALGLSVRERVLLPELFSDYHTATGERRHLRLADNGELQLDTRTAVDIRGAHLALNLGRLLLSTGASAGTAVQTANGWIRPAALSRMIISHDLPRQQGTQVQMLSGSALVEPSHGASLLLGMGHQLSFDRLQGGPLAAVPSSADAWTQGLLIAERMPLREVLEQLDRYRRGVLRCDPAVAGLQVSGSFSLDQPEASLDLLAKVLPVRVQRVFGYLATVVPA, encoded by the coding sequence ATGAACCGCTTCAAGTCTGCCAACGATCAACCCTTGGACGAATGCGTGCTGGACCAGGCCTTGAACTGGATGGTCGCCCTGCAATCGGGCACCTGCGGCGCTGCTGAGCAGCATGCCTGCCAGCAATGGCGCAACGAGAACCCGCAACATGAACTGGCCTGGCAGCGTTTGGCCGGGCTCAGCCGCGATATGCGCCTCAACACCCAGGCGCTGCCTGCGTCCAATGCCCGACAGTTGCTACGGGCACGCAGTGTTCCGTCGCGGCGCACGGTCCTCAAGGGGTTTGCTGGCTTAAGCATAGTCACCGCGCTGGGTCTGAGCGTACGCGAGCGGGTGCTGTTGCCGGAGCTGTTCAGCGATTACCACACCGCTACTGGGGAGCGACGGCACCTGCGCCTGGCCGATAACGGCGAGTTGCAATTGGATACCCGCACCGCTGTGGATATCCGTGGTGCCCACCTGGCACTTAACCTCGGCAGGTTGTTGTTAAGCACTGGGGCAAGCGCTGGCACTGCGGTCCAGACGGCTAATGGATGGATACGCCCGGCGGCGCTGTCGCGGATGATCATCAGCCACGACCTGCCCCGCCAACAGGGTACGCAGGTGCAGATGCTGTCGGGCAGCGCCTTAGTCGAACCTTCGCACGGCGCCAGCCTCCTGCTCGGCATGGGCCACCAATTGAGTTTCGACCGTCTGCAGGGCGGGCCGCTCGCCGCCGTGCCATCCAGCGCCGACGCCTGGACCCAAGGCCTGTTGATCGCCGAGCGCATGCCACTGCGCGAGGTGCTTGAGCAACTCGATCGCTACCGTCGCGGCGTGCTGCGCTGCGATCCCGCCGTGGCGGGTTTGCAGGTATCGGGTTCGTTCTCGCTGGACCAGCCCGAGGCCAGCCTGGACCTGCTGGCCAAAGTGTTGCCCGTGCGCGTGCAGCGGGTGTTTGGCTACCTGGCCACGGTCGTGCCGGCCTGA
- a CDS encoding DUF6124 family protein, whose amino-acid sequence MKKITPNPPSANLFTISPDITCETLLIQASETLASLNAMTTDLAFELEGASRHKLLASQQLIVLSELLVERVLVLTQDTPAFQ is encoded by the coding sequence ATGAAAAAGATCACCCCCAATCCCCCCTCCGCAAACCTCTTTACAATCTCTCCGGACATCACCTGCGAAACCCTGCTGATCCAAGCCAGCGAAACCCTCGCCTCACTCAACGCCATGACCACCGACCTGGCCTTCGAACTCGAAGGTGCCAGCCGTCATAAGCTGCTGGCCAGCCAGCAATTGATCGTGCTGAGCGAACTGTTGGTAGAGCGAGTACTGGTCCTCACCCAAGACACACCAGCATTCCAATAA
- a CDS encoding DUF3015 domain-containing protein, whose amino-acid sequence MKRILLGTLFTVVSLNAMAEAPGGPNCGWGNMLFEGQRGTPAHFLASTTNGTSGNATFGMTSGTNGCSTNSALTYGGKSWIAMNGMMNELSEDMAKGNGEALTTYAVVLGVAPEDREHFAAVTHEHFQQIFSKADVTADDVHNNTLAVLKSDARLAKYATQA is encoded by the coding sequence ATGAAACGGATCCTTCTCGGTACTCTCTTCACCGTCGTCTCCCTCAATGCAATGGCAGAAGCACCAGGTGGCCCGAACTGCGGTTGGGGCAACATGTTGTTCGAAGGCCAGCGCGGCACGCCAGCTCACTTCCTGGCTTCCACCACCAACGGTACTTCGGGTAACGCCACCTTCGGCATGACCTCGGGCACCAACGGTTGCAGCACCAACAGCGCCCTGACCTACGGCGGCAAGTCCTGGATTGCCATGAATGGCATGATGAACGAGCTGTCCGAAGACATGGCCAAGGGTAACGGCGAAGCGCTGACCACCTACGCCGTGGTACTGGGTGTGGCACCGGAAGATCGCGAGCACTTCGCGGCCGTGACCCACGAGCACTTCCAGCAGATCTTCAGCAAGGCTGACGTGACCGCTGACGACGTGCACAACAACACCCTTGCCGTACTGAAAAGCGATGCCCGTCTGGCGAAATACGCAACCCAGGCTTAA
- a CDS encoding sigma-70 family RNA polymerase sigma factor, producing MASSSSAHQVVGELYAQHHSWVVQLLRRKLGGQEQALDLAQDTFVRILSSGTVPVFREPRAYLTTVASRLCGQYFRRQALERAYEQSLTILEPEHMPSPETRLLVLEALDAVGQVLDGLGSKVREIFLLSQLDGLTYPQIAERMNLSVNVVQKAMLKAYRHCYLAVYAA from the coding sequence ATGGCCTCATCTTCTTCTGCCCATCAGGTCGTGGGCGAGCTCTATGCCCAGCATCACAGCTGGGTAGTGCAGTTGCTGCGGCGCAAGTTGGGCGGGCAGGAGCAGGCTCTGGACCTGGCGCAGGATACCTTCGTGCGGATTTTGAGCAGCGGCACCGTGCCGGTTTTCCGTGAGCCGCGTGCTTATCTGACGACGGTTGCCAGCCGTTTGTGTGGGCAGTATTTCCGTCGTCAGGCGCTGGAGCGCGCCTATGAGCAATCACTGACGATCCTGGAACCCGAGCACATGCCTTCACCGGAAACCCGCTTGCTGGTACTCGAAGCGCTGGATGCAGTAGGCCAGGTGCTGGACGGGCTGGGCAGCAAGGTGCGCGAGATTTTCCTGCTGTCCCAGTTGGATGGCCTGACTTATCCACAGATCGCCGAACGCATGAACCTCAGCGTGAATGTGGTGCAAAAAGCCATGCTCAAAGCCTATCGCCATTGCTACCTGGCGGTGTACGCGGCATGA
- a CDS encoding Lon protease family protein translates to MPDPVAASLRLAPEALTRPFSAEQFSFSTTNDLEPFRGVLGQERAVEALQFGVAMPRPGYNVFVMGEPGTGRFSFVKRYLKAEGKRLQTPADWVYVNNFDEPREPRALELPGGAAAAFINDINGLVDNLVATFPAVFEHPTYQQRKSAIDRAFNQRYDKALDVIERLALEKDVALYRDSTNIAFTPMLDGKALDEAEFSQLPEADRERFHTDISELEERLNEELASLPQWKRESNNQLRQFNEETITLALQPLLAPLSEKYAENAAVCGYLQAMQVYLLKTVVEQLVDDAKTDAQARKLLEEQYCPSLVVGHPVNGGAPVVFEPHPTYDNLFGRIEYSTDQGALYTTYRQLRPGALHRANGGFLILEAEKMLSEPFVWDALKRSLQSRKLKMESPLGELGRLATVTLNPQMIPLQVKVIIIGSRQLYYALQDADPDFQEMFRVLVDFDEDIPMVDESLEQFAQLLKTRTSEEGMAPLTSDAVARLATYSARLAEHQGRLSARIGDLFQLVSEADFIRHLAGDEMTDAGHIERALKAKATRTGRVSARILDDMLAGVILIDTAGAAVGKCNGLTVLEVGDSAFGVPARISATVYPGGSGIVDIEREVNLGQPIHSKGVMILTGYLGSRYAQEFPLAISASIALEQSYGYVDGDSASLGEACTLISALSKTPLKQCFAITGSINQFGEVQAVGGVNEKIEGFFRLCEARGLTGEQGAIIPQANVATLMLDEKVLQAVRAGQFHIYAVRQADEALSLLVGEDAGEPDAEGQFPEGTVNARVVERLRAIAEMISEEDLKEAEKELAQQALAEAKPT, encoded by the coding sequence ATGCCTGATCCTGTTGCTGCCAGCTTGCGTCTAGCGCCCGAAGCGCTGACTCGCCCTTTCTCCGCTGAACAGTTCAGCTTCTCGACCACCAATGATTTGGAGCCCTTTCGCGGTGTGCTTGGCCAGGAACGTGCGGTTGAAGCCTTGCAGTTCGGTGTGGCCATGCCACGCCCCGGTTACAACGTGTTTGTCATGGGCGAGCCGGGTACCGGCCGCTTTTCGTTCGTCAAACGCTACCTGAAAGCCGAAGGCAAGCGCCTGCAGACCCCGGCGGATTGGGTCTATGTGAATAATTTCGATGAGCCTCGCGAACCCCGTGCCCTGGAATTACCAGGCGGTGCTGCGGCGGCGTTCATCAACGACATCAACGGGTTGGTCGACAACCTCGTCGCCACCTTTCCGGCGGTCTTCGAACACCCGACGTATCAACAGCGCAAAAGCGCCATCGACCGCGCCTTCAACCAGCGCTACGACAAGGCCTTGGACGTGATCGAACGCCTAGCCCTGGAAAAGGACGTGGCGCTCTACCGTGACAGCACCAACATCGCCTTCACGCCGATGCTCGACGGCAAGGCGCTGGACGAGGCCGAGTTCTCGCAGTTGCCGGAAGCCGATCGCGAGCGTTTCCACACCGACATTTCCGAGCTGGAAGAGCGCCTCAACGAAGAACTGGCCAGCCTGCCGCAGTGGAAGCGTGAGTCAAACAACCAACTGCGTCAGTTCAACGAAGAAACCATTACCCTGGCGCTGCAGCCGTTGCTTGCACCGCTGTCGGAAAAGTACGCAGAAAACGCCGCCGTCTGCGGTTACCTGCAAGCCATGCAGGTGTACCTGCTCAAGACCGTGGTCGAGCAATTGGTGGACGACGCCAAGACCGACGCCCAGGCGCGCAAGCTGCTGGAAGAACAATATTGCCCAAGCCTGGTGGTGGGGCATCCGGTCAACGGCGGCGCCCCGGTGGTGTTTGAACCGCACCCGACCTACGACAACCTGTTCGGCCGCATCGAATACAGCACCGACCAGGGTGCGCTCTACACCACTTATCGCCAGTTGCGTCCGGGCGCGCTGCACCGTGCCAACGGCGGCTTCCTGATCCTGGAAGCCGAAAAAATGCTCAGCGAGCCGTTTGTGTGGGACGCGCTCAAGCGTTCCTTGCAGTCGCGCAAACTGAAGATGGAATCACCGCTGGGCGAACTGGGCCGACTGGCCACCGTGACCCTCAACCCGCAGATGATTCCGTTGCAGGTCAAGGTGATCATCATCGGTTCGCGTCAGCTGTACTACGCGTTGCAGGACGCCGATCCGGATTTCCAGGAGATGTTCCGCGTATTGGTGGACTTCGACGAAGACATCCCGATGGTCGACGAAAGCCTGGAGCAGTTTGCCCAGTTGCTCAAAACCCGCACCTCGGAAGAAGGCATGGCGCCGCTGACGTCGGATGCGGTGGCGCGGTTAGCCACTTACAGCGCGAGGCTGGCAGAGCACCAAGGGCGTTTGTCGGCGCGCATTGGTGATTTGTTCCAGCTGGTCAGCGAGGCGGATTTCATTCGCCACCTGGCGGGCGACGAGATGACCGATGCCGGCCATATCGAGCGCGCCCTCAAGGCCAAGGCCACGCGCACCGGGCGCGTGTCGGCGCGGATTCTCGACGACATGCTCGCCGGGGTCATCCTCATCGACACAGCCGGTGCGGCGGTGGGCAAGTGCAACGGGCTGACGGTGCTGGAAGTCGGTGACTCGGCCTTCGGCGTACCGGCGCGGATTTCCGCCACGGTGTATCCGGGCGGCAGCGGTATTGTCGACATCGAGCGTGAGGTCAACCTCGGCCAGCCGATCCACTCCAAGGGTGTGATGATTCTCACGGGTTATTTGGGCAGCCGCTATGCCCAGGAATTCCCGCTGGCGATCTCGGCGAGTATCGCGTTGGAGCAGTCCTACGGCTATGTGGACGGCGACAGTGCGTCCCTGGGCGAGGCGTGCACCTTGATCTCGGCGTTGTCGAAAACGCCGCTCAAGCAGTGCTTTGCCATCACCGGCTCCATCAACCAGTTTGGTGAAGTGCAGGCGGTGGGCGGGGTCAACGAGAAGATCGAAGGTTTCTTCCGCCTGTGTGAAGCGCGCGGTTTGACCGGCGAGCAGGGTGCGATCATTCCCCAGGCCAACGTTGCCACATTGATGCTCGATGAGAAGGTGCTACAGGCCGTGCGCGCCGGGCAGTTTCATATCTATGCGGTGCGCCAGGCCGACGAGGCGCTGAGCCTGCTGGTGGGTGAGGATGCCGGTGAGCCGGATGCCGAGGGGCAGTTCCCGGAAGGCACGGTGAACGCGCGCGTGGTCGAGCGGTTGCGCGCGATTGCCGAGATGATCAGTGAGGAAGACCTCAAGGAAGCGGAGAAGGAGTTGGCACAGCAGGCGCTGGCCGAAGCCAAGCCGACCTGA
- a CDS encoding ArnT family glycosyltransferase, with translation MTRPAPLLLLLAGLLFFFALGNHELQGSTEARVAGIAMAMHLDNNWVVPQLFREPFLEKPPLSLWIDAGAIRLFGGTTWAVRLASAFAGLFSVMLLYTMLRRFGRPQTLAFSAALILATMASYWSNARGVGEDSLLTLGVTTALLAFYQAVRPDRQGSSTGAWALFTAGMVIATLSKGVLGLAMPGIVIFVYLASTSLMDKRLQIGDWLKPALFTLLALIPLVIWLGFLFQRGGMQAVAEVLLTNSVGRFSGSFVEAGHYEPFYYYIAKLPEAFLPWNILVYLGLWHFRKSLVRNRYHLFFSVWLVAQFTLLTLASSKRTVYLMALTPAASVLAAEYARVLLDWLKTHKPALHKHHRTVVGGVFTLAVGCYLIAALWFAPKADVRQSFVPVISQVQAFRDEGKEVVLFQPNERIAGASVFYLQAYLPILQTEAELHRYLGAKPGNIALLDHTNDLATPVKVIRQMSINRQPYYFVEQ, from the coding sequence ATGACACGTCCTGCTCCCCTGCTGCTCCTGCTTGCTGGTCTGTTGTTCTTCTTTGCCCTGGGCAACCATGAGCTGCAAGGCTCCACCGAAGCCCGCGTCGCCGGGATCGCTATGGCCATGCACCTGGACAATAACTGGGTAGTGCCTCAGTTGTTTCGTGAGCCGTTTCTGGAAAAACCACCTCTGAGCCTGTGGATCGACGCCGGGGCGATTCGCCTGTTCGGCGGCACCACCTGGGCCGTGCGCCTGGCTTCGGCGTTTGCAGGTCTGTTCAGCGTGATGCTGCTTTACACGATGCTGCGCCGGTTCGGACGACCGCAGACGCTGGCGTTCAGCGCGGCCTTGATCCTGGCGACCATGGCCAGTTACTGGAGCAACGCGCGCGGCGTCGGTGAGGACTCGCTGCTCACCCTCGGCGTGACCACTGCGCTGCTGGCGTTCTACCAGGCCGTTCGGCCCGATCGCCAAGGCTCCAGCACCGGCGCATGGGCACTGTTTACTGCCGGGATGGTGATCGCCACCCTCAGCAAAGGCGTACTGGGCCTGGCCATGCCGGGCATTGTGATTTTTGTGTACCTGGCCAGCACCAGCCTGATGGACAAACGCCTGCAGATTGGTGACTGGCTCAAGCCCGCGCTGTTTACCTTGCTGGCGCTGATACCGCTGGTGATCTGGCTGGGGTTCCTGTTCCAGCGCGGTGGTATGCAGGCGGTGGCCGAAGTGTTGCTGACCAACAGTGTCGGCCGTTTCAGCGGCTCGTTTGTCGAGGCTGGGCATTACGAGCCGTTCTACTACTACATCGCCAAGCTGCCCGAGGCGTTCCTGCCGTGGAATATCCTGGTGTACCTGGGCCTGTGGCATTTCCGCAAAAGCCTGGTGCGCAATCGCTACCACCTGTTCTTCAGCGTCTGGCTGGTGGCGCAGTTCACCCTGCTGACCCTGGCGTCGAGCAAACGCACCGTTTACCTGATGGCACTCACCCCCGCCGCCAGCGTCCTGGCCGCAGAATATGCACGGGTGTTGCTGGACTGGCTGAAAACCCACAAACCCGCGCTGCATAAACATCACAGAACCGTGGTGGGCGGCGTTTTCACCCTGGCCGTGGGTTGCTACTTGATCGCCGCCTTATGGTTCGCGCCCAAAGCCGATGTGCGCCAGTCGTTCGTACCGGTGATCAGCCAGGTCCAGGCATTCAGAGACGAAGGTAAGGAAGTGGTGTTGTTCCAGCCCAACGAGCGCATCGCCGGGGCCAGCGTGTTCTATCTGCAGGCCTATTTGCCGATCCTGCAAACCGAAGCCGAGTTGCACCGCTATCTCGGTGCCAAGCCCGGCAACATTGCGTTGCTGGACCATACCAACGACCTGGCCACCCCGGTGAAGGTGATCAGGCAGATGTCGATCAATCGCCAGCCTTACTACTTCGTCGAGCAGTAA
- a CDS encoding TonB-dependent siderophore receptor yields MLSRVSALRTVILGLSVATASHSVMAATAAPAQEQSQPQAYDISPGSLDRVLGAFGQQAGVMIGIDSALAAGIQSKGLKGSFSVDEGLERLLAPANLQAEREPGGYRVVAKPVSQDGKVELQTTQVSANQLGTVTEGTGSYTPGTIATATRLVLTPRETPQSISVVTRQVMDDFGLKSIDDVMRHTPGITVSTYDTERTNYYSRGFSIENFQYDGIPTLRDAQYSAGQTMTDMAIYDRVEVLKGATGLLTGAGGPGGTINLIRKKPTSEFKSSIELGAGSWDNYRSQVDVSGPLTDTGNVRGRAVAAYQDKKSFLDHYSRKTSVLYGILEVDLTPDTLLTLGADYQDSDPKGSSWTGTRTIFDATGNKLDLPRSFNNGPKWGSWQQYSHTVFATLEHSFDNGWVTKGQYNHQVNGYDAPLGYISQDSATASSIYAAKYTGDTTSDSLDVYASGPFELFGREHELVIGQSVSSSRWKGKDYRNPVYFDNSYDFYNWHGEAIEPAWGKASRFSDEITRQTGTYVTGRFSLTDALHLLLGARVANYQVTGTSDTEESGKVVPYAGLTYDLNENFTAYASYTEIFKPQTQYRDRTNTMLQPDEGKNYEIGLKGEFFDGRLNASLAYFEVHETNRPIADTAWNSQPAVDYAYMGTESKTKGYEAEISGELAPGWQLQAGYTHKIARDADGKKVATWEPEDQVTLYTSYKLQGRLDKLTLGGGTRWQSAGWQTVRNWGYPGGGRSEKFTQDPYWLVDVMARYQLTQNLSATLNVNNVFDKKYFTNIGFYDSAYYGDPRNVMVTTRWDF; encoded by the coding sequence ATGCTCAGCCGCGTCAGCGCTTTGCGCACCGTTATCCTCGGCTTATCGGTGGCAACCGCCAGTCACAGTGTCATGGCCGCCACGGCGGCGCCCGCCCAGGAACAATCCCAGCCTCAAGCGTATGACATTTCGCCCGGCAGTCTTGACCGTGTGTTGGGGGCGTTTGGGCAGCAAGCGGGTGTGATGATCGGTATCGATTCCGCGCTGGCTGCCGGTATTCAGAGCAAGGGTTTGAAGGGCAGTTTCTCTGTGGATGAGGGCCTTGAGCGCCTGCTGGCCCCAGCGAATTTACAGGCAGAACGTGAGCCGGGCGGCTATCGCGTGGTGGCCAAACCGGTCTCCCAGGACGGCAAGGTGGAATTGCAAACCACCCAAGTCAGCGCCAACCAACTGGGCACTGTCACCGAAGGTACGGGCTCGTACACCCCTGGCACCATCGCCACGGCCACGCGTCTGGTGCTGACGCCACGGGAAACCCCGCAATCGATCTCGGTGGTCACCCGTCAGGTCATGGATGACTTCGGCCTCAAATCCATCGACGACGTGATGCGCCACACGCCGGGCATCACCGTGTCGACCTACGACACCGAACGCACCAACTATTACTCGCGCGGTTTCTCCATCGAGAACTTCCAGTACGACGGCATACCGACCCTGCGTGATGCCCAATACTCAGCGGGCCAGACCATGACGGACATGGCGATCTACGACCGCGTCGAAGTGCTGAAGGGCGCTACCGGCCTGCTGACCGGTGCCGGCGGCCCTGGCGGCACCATCAACCTGATCCGCAAGAAGCCGACCTCCGAGTTCAAAAGCAGCATCGAACTGGGCGCGGGCTCCTGGGATAACTACCGTTCGCAGGTCGACGTCAGCGGCCCCCTGACCGACACCGGTAACGTGCGCGGTCGAGCAGTGGCCGCCTATCAGGACAAAAAATCGTTCCTCGATCACTACTCGCGCAAGACCAGCGTGCTCTACGGCATTCTCGAAGTCGACCTGACCCCGGACACCCTGTTGACCCTGGGCGCCGACTACCAGGACAGCGACCCCAAAGGTTCCAGCTGGACTGGCACCCGTACCATCTTCGACGCCACCGGCAACAAACTCGACTTGCCGCGCTCGTTCAACAACGGGCCGAAATGGGGCTCATGGCAACAATACAGCCACACTGTCTTCGCCACCCTGGAACACAGCTTCGACAACGGCTGGGTCACCAAAGGCCAGTACAACCATCAGGTCAACGGCTATGACGCGCCGCTGGGCTACATCTCCCAGGATTCTGCGACGGCGAGTTCGATCTATGCGGCCAAATACACCGGCGACACCACCAGCGACAGCCTGGATGTGTACGCGTCGGGGCCGTTCGAGCTGTTCGGGCGTGAGCATGAACTGGTGATCGGGCAGTCCGTTTCCAGCTCACGGTGGAAGGGCAAGGACTACCGTAACCCCGTCTACTTCGACAACTCCTATGATTTCTACAACTGGCACGGCGAGGCTATCGAGCCTGCGTGGGGCAAGGCATCCCGCTTCAGTGATGAAATCACCCGCCAGACCGGCACCTATGTCACCGGGCGCTTCAGCCTGACCGACGCGCTGCACCTGTTGCTGGGCGCGCGGGTTGCCAACTATCAAGTCACCGGCACCAGCGACACCGAAGAAAGCGGCAAGGTAGTGCCGTACGCCGGCCTGACGTACGACCTCAACGAAAACTTCACCGCCTACGCCAGCTACACCGAAATCTTCAAGCCGCAGACCCAGTACCGCGATCGAACCAACACCATGCTTCAACCCGACGAGGGCAAAAACTACGAGATAGGCCTCAAGGGCGAATTTTTCGATGGCCGCCTGAACGCCAGCCTCGCCTACTTTGAAGTGCACGAGACCAATCGCCCAATCGCCGATACCGCCTGGAACTCGCAGCCCGCCGTCGATTACGCGTACATGGGCACCGAGAGCAAAACCAAAGGCTACGAAGCAGAGATCTCCGGCGAACTCGCGCCAGGCTGGCAGTTGCAAGCCGGTTACACCCACAAGATCGCCCGCGATGCCGACGGCAAAAAGGTGGCGACCTGGGAGCCAGAGGATCAGGTCACCCTATACACCAGCTACAAACTCCAAGGCCGCCTGGACAAACTCACCCTCGGTGGTGGCACACGCTGGCAGAGCGCGGGCTGGCAAACCGTGCGCAACTGGGGCTACCCCGGTGGCGGCCGCTCAGAAAAATTCACCCAGGACCCATACTGGCTAGTGGACGTGATGGCGCGCTATCAACTGACCCAGAACCTGTCGGCCACGCTTAACGTCAACAACGTGTTCGACAAAAAGTACTTCACCAACATCGGCTTCTATGACTCGGCGTATTACGGCGACCCACGCAATGTGATGGTCACGACGCGTTGGGATTTCTGA
- a CDS encoding TIGR00645 family protein, with the protein MERFIENTMYASRWLLAPIYLGLSLGLLILALKFFQEIIHVIPNIFTMLEAEVILLLLSLIDMALVGGLLVMVMISGYENFVSQLDIDENKEKLNWLGTMDSSSLKMKVAASIVAISSIHLLRIFMDAKNVDPQHLMWYVIIHMTFVVSAFAMGYLDKLTKH; encoded by the coding sequence ATGGAACGCTTCATCGAAAATACTATGTACGCCTCACGCTGGCTGCTGGCGCCTATTTATCTCGGGCTGTCCTTGGGCTTGTTGATCCTGGCGCTGAAGTTCTTCCAGGAAATCATTCACGTCATTCCCAATATCTTCACGATGCTGGAAGCTGAAGTGATCCTGTTGCTGTTGTCGTTGATCGACATGGCACTGGTCGGCGGCTTGTTGGTGATGGTGATGATCTCCGGCTACGAGAACTTCGTCTCGCAGTTGGATATCGATGAGAACAAAGAAAAACTCAACTGGCTGGGCACCATGGACTCTTCGTCGTTGAAGATGAAAGTGGCGGCCTCCATCGTGGCGATTTCGTCCATCCACTTGCTGCGTATCTTCATGGACGCCAAGAACGTCGATCCGCAGCACCTGATGTGGTACGTGATCATCCACATGACCTTCGTGGTGTCGGCGTTTGCCATGGGTTACCTGGACAAGCTCACCAAGCACTGA
- a CDS encoding PA4575 family protein gives MPRNLCLTRQCFGLVTRIECSIRPLAGDNGMWTLLFAAGMTGEQPSTIKSQGPFPGPFVAENMLESIVDSLTQHGYETAADPQIWCLHMQAHLRALNGNTQH, from the coding sequence ATGCCGCGCAACCTTTGCCTCACCCGCCAGTGCTTCGGCCTGGTCACCCGTATCGAATGTTCCATTCGCCCTCTCGCGGGGGATAACGGGATGTGGACGTTGTTGTTTGCCGCTGGAATGACCGGTGAACAGCCTTCCACCATCAAGTCCCAAGGCCCGTTTCCAGGGCCCTTCGTGGCGGAAAATATGCTGGAGTCCATCGTCGACAGCCTGACGCAGCACGGCTATGAGACGGCGGCTGACCCGCAGATCTGGTGCCTGCACATGCAGGCCCATCTGCGAGCGCTGAACGGTAACACCCAGCACTGA
- the dndB gene encoding DNA sulfur modification protein DndB — protein MTSPFSYTFPAIRGVQAGREYYVSMCPLRLLAKLFVFDNEELMPELRAQRSINRSRIPELARYITSNSDSYTFSAITASIDGKVSFAPVGNDDTNHFRMGTLTVDMDAKFIVNDGQHRRAAIELAIGERPELGDETIAVVFFHDRGLERCQQMFADLNRHAVKPSPSLSVLYDHRNAAASVAKHLGLTSRVFRNLIEAERSSLSKRSRKLFTLSALHFAILEMLSERELEDFSVASKKCQDFWEVIGDQIPEWIYVREGRMTAGEVRQDFIHSHSIVLHALGRVGKFIYKTNAGQPDLQFLLRKLREIDWSRTNIATWEGRAMIGGRMAKNSQNITLTCNQIKLSLGLPLTPEEQVIESAFTSARQ, from the coding sequence ATGACTAGTCCTTTTTCCTACACGTTTCCTGCCATCCGTGGTGTCCAAGCGGGACGGGAATACTACGTCTCCATGTGCCCGCTGCGGTTGCTGGCGAAGCTATTCGTTTTTGATAATGAGGAGCTGATGCCTGAATTGAGGGCGCAGAGGTCAATCAATCGTTCGCGCATTCCTGAGCTCGCCAGGTACATCACCTCCAATTCAGATAGCTACACATTCTCGGCCATCACCGCGTCTATAGACGGCAAGGTCAGCTTCGCGCCTGTGGGGAATGACGATACTAACCATTTTCGAATGGGCACGTTGACTGTCGATATGGACGCTAAGTTTATCGTCAATGATGGGCAACATCGACGCGCGGCAATTGAGTTAGCTATTGGGGAGCGACCTGAGCTTGGTGATGAGACAATTGCCGTGGTTTTTTTCCATGACCGCGGGCTGGAGCGTTGCCAGCAAATGTTCGCCGATCTTAATCGTCATGCGGTTAAGCCCTCGCCTTCGCTAAGCGTGCTTTACGATCACCGCAATGCGGCAGCTAGCGTGGCGAAGCACCTGGGGCTTACGTCGCGAGTCTTCAGAAACTTGATTGAAGCGGAGCGATCTTCGCTGTCTAAGCGTTCGCGAAAGCTATTTACCCTCAGTGCTCTTCATTTTGCAATTTTGGAAATGCTAAGCGAGCGGGAGCTTGAAGATTTCTCTGTGGCATCAAAGAAGTGCCAAGATTTCTGGGAGGTCATTGGGGACCAGATTCCCGAGTGGATATACGTGCGTGAAGGTCGTATGACGGCCGGAGAGGTTCGACAGGACTTCATTCATTCGCATTCCATCGTGCTGCATGCATTGGGGCGTGTAGGCAAGTTCATTTACAAAACTAATGCAGGGCAACCCGACCTCCAGTTCTTGCTGAGAAAACTACGTGAAATTGACTGGTCGCGTACTAACATAGCCACATGGGAAGGTCGTGCAATGATTGGCGGTCGGATGGCAAAGAATAGTCAGAACATCACCCTGACATGCAATCAAATCAAACTCTCGCTCGGGCTTCCTCTGACTCCTGAAGAGCAGGTCATCGAAAGCGCGTTTACTAGTGCCCGCCAGTAA